A single window of Streptomyces cathayae DNA harbors:
- a CDS encoding helix-turn-helix domain-containing protein — MAETLKKGSRVTGAARDKLAADLKKKYDAGASIRALAEETGRSYGFVHRMLSESGVTLRGRGGATRGKKAPSA, encoded by the coding sequence GTGGCCGAGACTCTGAAGAAGGGCAGCCGGGTGACCGGCGCCGCGCGCGACAAGCTCGCGGCAGACCTGAAGAAGAAGTACGACGCCGGTGCGAGCATCCGGGCGTTGGCCGAGGAAACCGGCCGCTCGTATGGCTTTGTGCACCGCATGCTCAGCGAGTCGGGCGTCACGCTCCGAGGGCGTGGCGGGGCGACGCGAGGCAAGAAGGCCCCTTCGGCCTGA
- a CDS encoding enoyl-CoA hydratase/isomerase family protein, whose product MASPAQDLGPVLDKDGVRLTVDGAIATVTLTNPAKRNVQSPALWRALTEAGRLLPGSVRVVVLRGEGKSFSAGLDRQMLTPEGIEGETSFVELARSGEAGLDASIAEYQEAFTWWRRSDLVSVAAVQGHAIGAGFQLALACDLRIVADDVQFAMRETSLGLVPDLTGTHPLVGLVGYARALEICVTGRFVTAEEAVSTGLANLAVPGDELDSAVRDLAAALLAAPRDAVIETKALLRGAQERTYEEQRIAERAAQGRRLRDLAGLGE is encoded by the coding sequence ATGGCTTCGCCCGCCCAGGACCTCGGTCCGGTACTCGACAAGGACGGCGTACGGCTCACCGTCGACGGCGCGATCGCCACGGTGACGCTGACCAACCCGGCCAAGCGCAACGTGCAGAGCCCCGCTCTGTGGCGCGCGCTGACCGAGGCGGGTCGGCTGCTGCCGGGCTCCGTCCGGGTCGTGGTGCTCCGGGGTGAGGGCAAGTCCTTCTCCGCCGGGCTCGACCGGCAGATGCTCACGCCCGAGGGAATCGAGGGCGAGACCTCGTTCGTCGAGCTCGCGCGCAGCGGGGAGGCCGGGCTCGACGCGTCCATCGCCGAGTACCAGGAGGCGTTCACCTGGTGGCGGCGCAGCGACCTCGTGTCCGTCGCGGCCGTGCAGGGGCACGCCATCGGGGCCGGTTTCCAGCTGGCCCTCGCCTGTGACCTGCGGATCGTCGCGGACGACGTCCAGTTCGCCATGCGCGAGACCAGCCTGGGGCTGGTACCGGACCTGACCGGCACGCATCCGCTGGTCGGGCTCGTCGGGTACGCCCGCGCGCTGGAGATCTGCGTGACCGGGCGGTTCGTCACGGCCGAGGAGGCCGTGAGCACCGGGCTGGCCAACCTCGCCGTGCCGGGCGACGAACTGGACTCGGCGGTGCGCGACCTCGCGGCGGCGCTGCTGGCCGCGCCCCGCGACGCCGTGATCGAGACGAAGGCGCTGCTGCGGGGCGCCCAGGAGCGTACGTACGAGGAGCAGCGGATCGCCGAGCGCGCGGCCCAGGGCCGCAGGCTGCGGGACCTGGCCGGTCTCGGCGAGTGA